The sequence TCCCCTTCCACCTCCTCGACCAGCATGAGCAAGTATTATATTTGCCACCTGTCAAAACATAATCAACTCATGTCCATTATAACAAATCAAAATATGTTCCAATTCCAACATAATAATATAATATCATCTCCATTAATAAAATACCTTCTCCCTTGAAACAGGAGGGCATTCAACTGAATAAGCAGCACATCGAAATTCATGCATCACTCTTTCAAAAGCAGCACCACCATATAGCCGAAGGGTAGCATTCGGTGGTTTTATATCAACTGTTACTCCCGGCCAGCTCAGCGTACCACTTTCAGATTTCTCCTCTATAGTTGTTTTCCCCCATTGTTCAGGGTCAGGATCTGCAGCTCCATCCATCAATGCTACCTTCAATATTTCAAACAGGGGTAGAAATGTTCATCAACTAAAAGTTTCAGACAAAAAATTTaggtagatatagatatagatacatgCATACCACGTGGTTGCAGATGGAAGATGCAAACAACATTGAAGATCTTCGAAGGTGAGCAACATCAGAAGTTGCTTGTATTTTGGAGTCCATGGTGCTTAGTTGAGAAGTAACTTCACTGCAACGCTGTTCAAGCAAAGCCAGTGTTGCAGGTGCAGCTTCTTTATATCTCCTTTGAAGTTCAGCTTCTAAATAATCTCGAAGACGGCCAAAACCAATGTGGGATTTATATTTTTCTTCATCATAACCACCTTTGACATTCTCTCGCAGATGATGTATAACATCTGTATCTACTTGTGATATTTGCGTGCGAAATTCATCATTTGAAACTGTAGTCCTTTCCTTAGGTAAGGCCACAAAAAATGGGTGTGTATTGTCTCCAAGGTAGCCACTTGCACTTAGATAACGGTCAACCTCCCATCGTTCAGTAAATTCCTACAGAAGACGATATCATATATCATAATCTCGAGAATCTAAGTATAATATAGTTCCATGTGAAGAATTTTAACGTATGTACCTTAAGCCGGTTATCAAATTTTGAGACAACAATCAATGTTCTACGAAAAGTTGGATCAATATCACGAATAACATCCAACCACAGCGACGAGCACCACTCCACACTACTTTGTTGAAGAAACACAAGGATACGATGAGGTGGACTAGCCAAAGATTTCACCATTGACAAAATTTCTTCTGGAGTGGTATCCGGTTCCCCCTTCTTAGCCTGCCAAAATCCATCCACATTATCATAAATGGTTATATACAGTCATGTATGTCATAGCCTTAACCAACAAATAACGACCATGTCTCGTACGAATTACCTTGAGAACGAAACCTGGGGTATCGATAATGGTGAGATTAGGACAATGTGCATATTCAGCTCTCATAACAATCGGCTTAGAAGAGACTGCTGTTTTAGTCTTCTTAAGCAACGCATCCGTTCGTGATTTAATAGTGTCTGCAATTGCTGTTGATAACACAATAGGGCTTCCATACTCCTCAGAATCTTCCTCCTGCCATGACTCTCAAATTTCAGTATCGCATGTAAACCCTAGATTAAGCAATATATGTTTGTAGCCTTATACAAAGCACTAAAACCCTAAACAACTCATAATTTTACAAATGAAAACCTGAATTAAGCACTAAAACCGACATTTAAGCATATTCTGTAATTACAGACCTAAATTAAAACCTAAAATCCCAAATAATACATATTTGTGCAATTGTGCAATTATAGCCCTGAATTAAGAGCTCAGCCTAACTTAaacacttaaattaaaataaagctCTAAACCCTAAATTCAACATGTAGCCACAAATTAATCATTAAAACCTAAAATAAGCAATGAGACATAAATTCTAAACGACTAAAAAATCAATTAAATCCTATACGAATAATTATAACATGAGATGACCTGAAATCGACACCGAGGATCGAGAGCGGTAGGATCATGAATCATCTGCAGAATAAGTGGTCTACGAGTTCCCATTTCGACTTCGCGAACATTGAATCGGAATCCAAGTAAGGCTTCGAGAAGCGAGCTCTTTCCATCAGACTGTCCACCAATTGCTACGATCTCAGGAATCGGAAGCTTTTCGCCGAATGCAACTGCGGCAGACTGTAGGCGGTTGAAGGCTTCGAACCGAGACTTTGAGGAAGTGGTTTGGTGTTTTCGTGAAatggaagatgaagatgatgagatCTTATCGTTGATTGGCGTTTTCATTAGTGTATCAGAAGCCGCCATTGTAGATGAAGACGATTTGAAGAGAGACGGAAACTGTATAAAGGAGGGAAGGTTTTAATTTGAAAATTTGAATCTGAGCCGGTATTTTTATACGGAGtaaaaattactccgtatataCAGACGTTATTAGTCGTTACACGCCTCATAAAATGTCAAAACATCAAATTATATGTCTTCCCATCAAATCAACTTTCTCACTAAAAATTTTGAAATGAATTTATTTCTTTTAATTAAACAAATTAATAatttaatcatattatttaatttttaatacaaaatgtgcaataaatttttttttaacatcGGGATTGAAATCACTGACAGGAGACTACTAAAAGAGTTCCCACCGCCCGATCATATCCGTTCCACGTGTCAAAGATGTTCCGACGAATAACTGCCATAGCACGGGCTCTGAGA comes from Rutidosis leptorrhynchoides isolate AG116_Rl617_1_P2 chromosome 4, CSIRO_AGI_Rlap_v1, whole genome shotgun sequence and encodes:
- the LOC139842891 gene encoding dynamin-related protein 5A-like codes for the protein MAASDTLMKTPINDKISSSSSSISRKHQTTSSKSRFEAFNRLQSAAVAFGEKLPIPEIVAIGGQSDGKSSLLEALLGFRFNVREVEMGTRRPLILQMIHDPTALDPRCRFQEEDSEEYGSPIVLSTAIADTIKSRTDALLKKTKTAVSSKPIVMRAEYAHCPNLTIIDTPGFVLKAKKGEPDTTPEEILSMVKSLASPPHRILVFLQQSSVEWCSSLWLDVIRDIDPTFRRTLIVVSKFDNRLKEFTERWEVDRYLSASGYLGDNTHPFFVALPKERTTVSNDEFRTQISQVDTDVIHHLRENVKGGYDEEKYKSHIGFGRLRDYLEAELQRRYKEAAPATLALLEQRCSEVTSQLSTMDSKIQATSDVAHLRRSSMLFASSICNHVVALMDGAADPDPEQWGKTTIEEKSESGTLSWPGVTVDIKPPNATLRLYGGAAFERVMHEFRCAAYSVECPPVSREKVANIILAHAGRGGGRGIAEAAAEIARAAAKSWLAPLLDTACERLAFVLRNLFDLAMEKNQHHHFDYGTKTGDMDGYVGFHAALRRSYNCFIRDLTKQCKQLVRHHLDAVTSPYSLVCYETDLAFSTGANFTYRYQASTTSLCLDLSDHGSSLCNADQENIIPENNNNNINNNRETTPGKLLKATGEASMTIPETPSPDQPCDGNFVIKKDNGNFIEGGARKCVTRMHNNKVLGNLVGQNFAGGDIGSRLGSTYTEICSSAAQHFARIREVLIERSVTSALNSGFLTPCRERLMLSLGLDLFGVNDEKFMDMFVAPGAIDILQNERQSLQKRQKMLHSCLTEFKSVARSL